The DNA region GTCaaaattgttatataaattTGGAAACATACTAAAACACTTCCCTTTAATTACATAACCAAAAATAATTGGTAATTGCAAATTCAATATTAGAAACGTTGAACAATTTTAGAGACCGTGTATATAAATAAAGGGTTGTAGGGATACCATATCATACCCACCTCAACCTTTACCACAATCTCCTTCTTTCTAATCTCTTATTCTtgtactatttatttttaattgcaaTTATCAGTGTGAAGCAAATGAGGGCACCATGGGTCATCGTAAGATTGAAATTGCGATAGTGAAGGATCCTAACATGAGGCAAGTCACGTTTTCTAAGCGTCGAACGGGACCATTCAAAAAGGCTAATGAACTATCCATCTTGTGTGACGTAGAAATTGCTATTGTTGTGTTCTCCATTGGAAATAAGCCTTACTCTTTTGGGCACCCATGTGTTGATGTTGTTGCGACCAAGTTTCTTCAACTTCAACAAGCGGCTAATTCAAGCAATGCCAAACAAATTGATGCCCAAGGCCGAAACAACCCATCTAATGAACTTGGTGGCATGGATAGGCTGAATCAATAATTGTTTATTGTTCAAACCCAAATGctggaagaagaaaagaagggtGCGGAGTATGATGAGAGACTAATTAAAACAACATCAGGTGACACAACTCTCTCAGTGTAAAGAATTGCAAGGTTCATATTTAGAGTTCCAGCATGGAGTGAAGGACTACATTGATGCGATCGAGGTGTCGGAGTGTATGATACTCCTTGCACAAGAACCCATGGTTGGAATAACAAAACAAGTGACtacaaagagaagaaaaaagaattgatGCTTTGTtatatgtaatttatattttgatttaagtTTCCTTGGCCCTATAACCTCGTTGTTTCCATCTCCCTTACGTAGAGATGAGACTGAAAGTAGCAATAGTGGCGAACAAGtgtttttgttgattgaatataaataattatgacAAAATAAACTCTTTTTGGTTCTCGTATTATTTGTGTAAGAGATGCATTTCCTATGTATTGGATTTAAATAGTTCTATCCCTTTAAATAAATACTACATGCacacttaatttaaattaataaggatctaattaatatgatttttggtACCGGCCGAGAGACCTTTTTATCTGATTGCTGatgattaatgaaaaaaaatacagttttggttttaatttagaGAATATCAtgatatatacatttttaaaaaaaaaagtaatcaataCTTAGTGTATGAACGAAGGACATAAAGTTTTAGTGTGGAAAAATCTCTTTCCTTTTCTGAAACAAGGAAAGAAGTTCCTTTAGAAATCTTGAGGTGCTAGCTGTACAagagtaagattttttttactatatcattaattactattttttttttctaaccatGAGGTATGTGGGGCTTCTTAGTACATGTTGGTTTTTaggtgaaaaaatattttttgagacaAATAATTTGATCAAAGGATCACGacatttatttttgcttttattttatttttattcactaGATTTGCATCGGAACACACATATTAGCACAAAGGATCACATCATTTTTAACttcaatccaaacatgcatATTGATACCAAACTAATTAATCTCTCTCCTGCTGGATTGACTCATTTGGAGGTGAAGTGGTATTTTTAGTTGTGACTTTATATCAATATTAAATCTCagatcttaattaaaaaatctaagtatcaaattatttatgtcaacaatttcttttatcatcatattattttttaggtgaGTGATAGCTATCTTttattaatgttaatattttgAATGAAGTTGAtgttattacaaattttatttatagatgTTGACTTTGCCTTTATCTATCTTTTTTAGGTAATCTTGCATTTATCTATGAAAACCTCAGTTATAGTATTTTTCATGTTTCGTAATATTATCTTttgattaatataaatattgatcATTTTTCACATGATaagtgttctttttttttttacaaaacatgACAAGTGTATTTGAAAactgtcatcataaaaaaaaaactgtaaccTATAGTTGAATGATTCTATATGGGTGAAAGTGAAAACATTGCAATTctacttttgaaaatatatgtttgacaaaacATAAAtgagtcatatgttttgagatATACGGTAAAAACTTGTCTTAATTACATAGTTCTCATCAACTTTGAGAAGGgaaaggaaaatgttgtcaaaattattttagaaatatcAGGCATTTATAAGTGGATTCAAATTGATCAAGAAACAATGAGATTAATAGATAAATACCATTAACCTTTCCAAATTATTTTGATGCATGTCGCAATTCATACCATTCATTGCCACCACATTTAACATcatgttttgtaatttttctatatttttccaTCTTGTTTCTTAATAAAACAATGCCATATTGTAAAGTCAATAACAAAAAAACGTTGTTTTTCAAGACACGTCAAAACTTTGTCACATATTCAATGAATCAATAAATGGCATCGTGATAGAATTGGCAAAATAACGataattaaattgtaaagtgtgaataatttgttactattttttagatgtactaaaagtattttaaactatatcattttaattaaattttataatttaaaattaatttattcaacttcattataaacgattttatttttgttacattaTAATAAACGAATCTATACAGCattaactttaataaaaataatactgtATACGACACGCaataaacaataatttcaaaaggaaaatttggtaatagaaaattaaattaaaagttgaaactgAAAGAAAGTTTGAAGTAGGAACGAGAATATAATTCACAGCAAAAAAGGTTTACTAATTCATAAAACTAAAAGGCAGaagctaattaaaattaaaatggagctAGAAAAGGGGGATATGGCAGCGGCAAAGCGGGCAAGAGTTGCAGTGCTCCAACCAGAGGGTGATGCAGTTTGAGTGGTACACGTGGCCGCACGGGACTCGTTTGTTTTCCCCATCCGTGTTGCGCTGGGTAATAAACCCTTCCATGCAAACAGAGCAAACATCATCCCTCGTCACGTCGTTAACCGTAGGCAAGTTCGACACGAAGGTCTTCCACGTTGCGAATAGACGCCGTGGTTCTCCGTCCACCACCGCCACCGCAAGAGCCTCGTCTAGATCGAAAACATCCAAATCTATGAAATTGTTGGACATTGTTGACTGCGCAATATTGTTGCTCTCTGAAATTGTAAGGTTGACGTTGTCGTTATCCATTGCACAAACACTCTAATATTGTTAAGCTTATATAGCGAATTTACGTGTCAGCCTGTACAAATTGTCTCTCGTCTCCTTCTGCGGTGCGGGCTTAGAATTGCCGCgccatcattaatttattattattttcattgttattaTCCATTTGacattttcatcttttgtttttatttttgttacatcATATACTTCattacatttatcatttttcttctactgtcaaaaatcattttccaaTTGATTATTACCTGGCTAGGTCATCTGCTCTTTTTCCAAATATAAGATACCCAGGGGAAGAATGATGACGTGCGTGACTGTGATTTTCTATTCCATGACCATTTCAACTTGATTTTCCATTGTACTTAATTTTATTGTGTGCAATTATAGGATGAGtgagatataaaataaaattgaagagaaaTATTTTACTTTACAATATAATAGGTCTTTTTTAATCAAcatagatgattttttttttgtcaatatatAAGGTCTCTTtcctttataaaaaataataataaatatttttctaatatctAAAACTTTGACTTTAGTTATTTTATCTTTGGATTGACAATTTGCAATTATATATTAGACTGTATTGTCACGTATTACATctaatttaatgtaataaaaacTTTAATAGTACTTTTTTCTcggtgaataaaacttgaatagCATAATTAATGGCTAGAAATTTAGATTTGTGATATAAACCCGAACTGGAGACTGGAGTTATGAATACTCGCAAGGAGCTTGCCGCTGCGTTAGGTTGTCATCGTAAGGAGTTAATTAGGcatacattcttttttttttttggtgtacaATAGTTAATTAGGCatacatatattaattaatagaaaCTAAACCAATTTCAATCCACATATATTCGTATATATAGTACAGcagtcaaaataaaatttttattctgttttggttaaattaattggttagttcttataatttattacaattttaattaattcttttatgaTCTTATCTTAAGAAAataattctttattatttatttttttactaaaatattttgtacaaaaattatattaaatcctCAAAGGTTAATGCATACTCATGTACCAAAAAAAGTTTAATGCATACTCCGTTCCCCGTTAACAGTTTTATAATTCTTCCCTCATTGCTTGCATCACTAtatcccaaaaaaaaatcattgtttagcttgttggtttgtttgttttttttttttttttttgcctttttgcccatttttattttcaaccgCCTAGCTGTCTTGGAAACTCAAGAATGCATGTGCGTGAACATAATCCACTTAGAACACAAAGTGTACAACCCATTCCTTTTAAGATATttagttattttctgaagaaaaatagtaaaggaaaaagaataaaatttaaaattgttgaattttttttgctgTTATAGACCTTTTGTCATGGCATATtggttagaaattttaatactTGCTTGTTATGAAATCAAGAATCTAAAAATATCATCTTGTCATAGTCTAAATCATAGTTTCTATGTGTTATATATACTAAAAAGGATATTATGAACTAAACCTGAAACTAACAAAAATAAGTTCTGTATTAACGATGAGttgttttttattcaattattcattaaactgacattttaaaaaaattatatcttaaaataaaaaattaatattaacaacTCAGGTTTGGATGAATTGAACTAAGTAAATagtatttggaaaaaaataacaaaatgcaaaatatattgttgtgtttctttttcataatgtcaaagaaaaatagataaattataataatagtttcttaaattttgattacttaattttttatacttaatttatgattttattttattttaagtgattaattttgaattgtCAAAAGAGGTTGAAGTTCTTCATAGTTTAACCATCAACCATGTGACAGAAAGTGATGTATAAGAATCaaggaagaaataaaattatttgctataaacttaataaattatgttatatttctttttgtacctTGAACTAGTTTAAAATGATGTATTAgttctaatttcattttaacaataataatagtgttaattttatcaattgtatttaaaataaataacattaattgcagaaactaatattaaattaaatagcattAATTGcgatttaattacaaataaataaatagcatTGATTgtgcataaataaataaataacattaattgcCTCTtttaataatacaataaattatatcaatacaatactttaaattaatgtattttaaaaaattaattaggtctctaaattattatttttttcaattgaatcccagaactatttattttaattaggacCTAACCTAAGAACAACAGATGTTCTTGTGTTCTTCCATACAAATGGATCTTAAAAATAGATCATTGACCACATGCTTTGTGAACATGTTTATCTACCTACCTTACTATACCAAGTTGATAATAACTTCCCTTTTAAAAGACATCTATCTGGatagacacaaaaaaaaacgCTAAAAGATAGCCATAATATAGCAAAATTTTTTAGCTATCTCAGGATTTGTAAGAGAACTTCTTTCCTAtgtgaagaaataaaaaaccacacaaaaattttacattgttGTTACACTGCTCAATAATTCTTTAACaagttttgactttttttaaagattCTCATGATTTCTCCAGATCATGTGTTGATGTTGTTTTAAATCATGTGAATTTattcaaaaggataaaattcTCGAaatacttaatctttcataggAT from Glycine soja cultivar W05 chromosome 8, ASM419377v2, whole genome shotgun sequence includes:
- the LOC114424728 gene encoding agamous-like MADS-box protein AGL29, translating into MGHRKIEIAIVKDPNMRQVTFSKRRTGPFKKANELSILCDVEIAIVVFSIGNKPYSFGHPCVDVVATKFLQLQQAANSSNAKQIDAQGRNNPSNELGGMDRLNQ
- the LOC114424729 gene encoding E3 ubiquitin-protein ligase RING1-like, encoding MDNDNVNLTISESNNIAQSTMSNNFIDLDVFDLDEALAVAVVDGEPRRLFATWKTFVSNLPTVNDVTRDDVCSVCMEGFITQRNTDGENKRVPCGHVYHSNCITLWLEHCNSCPLCRCHIPLF